In the genome of Maribacter forsetii DSM 18668, the window CTTAGGAAAAGGTAGATTTCCATTATCATCCGCAATACCTTCTCGGTAATAGAATTCGTTATCAAACAATCCATTTGACAGAGCGCTTCCGTTAGAATGCATCTTTTTTACTCTTCTATCTACTAAAATCTCAGCTTTATTTCGTGGTATTTTAAGATCATTACAATCTAAATCGCATGTAGTAGAACCATTTAATGCTTGTACTTCAATTTTTAATATAAACTTAGAAGAGTCACTTGTCGCATTAATTTCAACATCAGTAATACCTAAATCACATACGCCTTTATAGTTTATAATAGTCAATTTCATTTTACTAAGAATGTAGCTGTCGTTTTTACTTGAACCGTCACAGGTAAAAATGGCAAATATCCCAAAAAAAGTATCATATAATTGACTTGAATAAATTTCTTGCCATTCTGAATTATCTTTTAAATCAATATAGCCTGCAAATGTTTCCATAATATGTATTTTTTGGTTTGGTTAAATATGAAATTAAAAACAAGGGGATATAATCCCTATAATTGGGTATTTTATTAACGTATAGGGGAAGTCTTGTCTTAAATATACACCAACAAAAAAAGCCCAATAATAAAGAGCAACACTAATAGATTCTGGGGGAACTTTAGTATACCAATATTAAGGGCAGCATCAATTTAACATTTTATTGGGAAAAACAAAAATCAGTTTTTGAAAACTAATAACATCTTTTTGTACTGAAATAACTTAAAAACCAAGAAAGCAGCCTTTTAGGGCTGCTTTCTATATCAAAAAAAATTTTCAATTTACTTAGTCACCTACATAAGTGAATGTAGTTAAATATGTTTCACTATCGCCACCATCTGCTGATGCCGAAGATACGGTTGCTGCTGTTGGGTAATCACCATCATAGGTGTATGACATATTAATGGTGTATTCTATTTCACCTTCCTCATTCTTATACACTACTTGAGACGGATTGTTATTTGGGAACAATGCTTTTGCTCTTATAATTTCCTCTGCTTGTGGTGCATCTGCAAAATTCAATTTAATTTGATCCAAAACAGCTATCATACCCGCTGCTTCTGCCGTTTTGTAAAAAGGATTTGGCTTGTTGTCATAAGAGATTTCTGCTGTGTAATACACTACTTCTTCTTCACCGGTCATATAATCATAATCGTACTCAATAAATTTGATTACAGATGGGTTACCATTGTCATCATACTCCTCTATTTGCCCAGTCTCAAAAGCATCATACGGAGATTCATATAATTCTTCTACATTTCCGTTATCTACATTACCGCTTACATTGGTTAAATCATCACCGTCATAAACAAAATTGGTGGATTCTGTTCCGTCGAAAATAGAAGTTAATTGAAGCTCATTGTTGTACGAAAATAAAATACTGTTACTATCGTCTGAATTTTCTGCAGATGATACATCAATAGAACTAATAAGCCTGGTTTCTACATTTCCGTTTACTTCTTCAAACTCTTCTGATGTTGATTTTTCACAGCTAAAATTGAGCACTGCAATAGAAGAAAGCAATAATAATTGATTAAATGTTTTCATTGGTTGTTTTGGTTTTAATTCATTTGTTAAGTCTTTATTTAACCAACAGATTTTAAAATTATTGCACCTGTTATATTACGGTTTTCCGTAATATTCACCTCAAGTCAATAGCCACGGTATTTGTAGGATTATTTTTATTTTAAGTTTTCTGAAAAAGAAAAATGCCCATCAAAATTTGATGGGCATTTTATTATAAAATTTTGCACGACTTGCTCTAAACTAATTTCGATTGTGCCTATATATGATCCGTTTTCTCATCTATAGACTATTCTGACGCTCCTTCAAAAATGGAGTTGAAAATAAGTTTGTACGTTCCTCTTGGTTGTGCTCTAAACTGGGGTCTAAAAGCGAACAATACTACAGAACCTTTACCGTATGTTGCTTTTACCATCGCTGGCTTTTTAGCAATATATTTCTTCTCGCCCATTGCCCAACCACTCATCAATAAATCTTTCTCTGCATAGGTGGCAATAACCTCAACTTCGGCAGCTGGTGCATCTTTGATCTCCTCAGTACCGCCTTCGCCTTTTTTACTTTGCTTATCAATTATAAATGCACGACTCTTATTAAAAGAAACCGCAACCGTGTCTTGCATACCAAATGCTAATGGGTGTGTAGTGTCTATACCTGTTTTTATCAGTGAACCTGGTATAAAGAACTCTTTGCTATCTGCTCCCTCAGTTGCATCTTTCAACGGTAAACCAAATTGTTCTATTACATAGTTACTAGCTTCATCAAAAGCCAATAATGTACCACCATTCTTTACATAGTTACTTAATGCAACCGTACCTTCTAAGCCAATACCGCCTGTAAATTTCTCTGGCATTTTTAAAGGTGTATGACCATGTAAAATTGATTTTGCACGTTGCGATGGTATAATCAATACATCATACTGAGAAAGGTCTTTTGTTTGAATGTCTGAATCGTGAAGTGTATCGGTCTCAAATGAATATTCATCCATGATAAAACGTGTCCAACCTTCGTCCATATTAGCAACCCAAGATTTGTACAAGCCAACTTTAGGCGCATGTACTTTGGTCATTTCAACTTTTGGTTCTGCGGATAATCCTGTTACCTCCATACCATATTCTGCTGATAAATTTTCAATTGAAGCACTACCGCCAGAAACGATATACGAACCTGCCGGATATGTTGTTTTACCTGACTTGAACGATGCTTTTGTCTTGTATGCCGTACCGCCTGCTTTTAATATTTTGTTGGTTACCGCAACAGATGCATTACTGTTGGCACTTAACAAATACCCGTAAGAAGCATTCCCTTTTACATCACCTTCATAATAATCCGCTTCAACTAATACCTTTTCTGTAGCCACCTCAAAAGGTTCTGCTATTTTATCTACCGTTATTCCCATTTGCATTGGCAATGTCCATCCTGCTAAATCATAAGGAGTATCTGGAGGTCCACCTGGGTATTGAAAACGCGTTGGGTAATTTTGTTTCTCCAATAAATCCATCAAATAAGGTCTAAAAGCTTGTGCCGTATAAATAACATATGCCCCTTTCTCATATTTCTTTCCGTTGACCTCAAAACTTTTAGTCGTTTTCTCTATTTCAATTCCGCCCTTCAACAAAACGTTTACCAAGTTTACAGACTCGAAAGCATCCCATTGATCTTTACCGATTACATATGCAAACGGACCTTCTTCTTTCGACTTCTCGATTGCCGAAGCTCCCATTTTGTAAATATTATATAGGTAGTTGCTCTTACGATCGGCAGCCAAATCTAATGTTGCCCAAGTAGCGGTCAACATATAATCTACTGCATCTCGAAAGTGAGATTCGCCACCTTTCCATGGATCAGGGTACATAATATCTGTTCCATCGGTTGGGGTACCACCGGCAACGGTTTTAGGTAGTTTTTTTGGATCGTAAAACCTTGGTGTCGGACTTGTGTGACCAACTTCAGTTAAAATACCGATCATGTTATGGTAGTAAGGCACGGTACGCCCGCCACCGTTCCAGAACATGGTATAAAAATTATCTGCAATGGCACCTGGCATGTTCTCAAGTGAAAATCTTTTGGTCATTGCCGAACCTACCTCACTTACACCTGCAGTAATTGCTGGGTGAATTTTTGGGTTTACAGGATCTGCATATGGTGGTAACGATATTTTTGTCCAAGATGGAGAAGATTGATGGTGGTTATACACAATCTGTGGATACCACTCATTGTACAATATCTTAGTAACATTATACGTCTCTGGCATGGTATTCATGAACCAATCCCTGTTATTATCATGACCCATGTAGTAGTGATATAAAATCGGTGGGCGAGATGTCTCATAGGCAGTACCTAAGTTCTTCTTGTACCAGTCTACAACAATATCCAACCCATCAGGATTCATTACAGGCATCAATATCGTAATAACATTATCCCTAATTTTCTTAATTTCCGTAGTTTCAGAAGTAGCCAAAGTATATGCAAATTCAGAAGTCATTTGCCCATGCGCCAATTCAGTTGAGTGCATTCCTCCATCAATCCATACGATAGCTTTACCTTCTTCAGACAATTTCATGGCTTCTTCATTAGAAACTTGTACTCTGGCAAGTTTGGTGCTAATGTCTTTCCACTTGTCTAAATCTTTAAGGTTCTCTTCACTAGAAATAAATAGAATGTACATTTTTCTACCAAGTACAGTAGTCCCTATTTCTACTTTTTTTACACGCTCTGAAGATGCATCTAATTGAGAAAGGTAGTCTTCAATTTGGCTATAGTCTGCCAGTTTGTAGTCGGTACCTACCTTAAAACCATAAACATCTTCTGGTGAAGGTACGGTTTGCGCCATCGTCACAGATATGCACGAAATGGCTAGTACAAAGGTCAGCAACGCCGCCTTGTACCAAGAGTTTTTTGTAGTCATTTTTAGAATTAGTTTGTTTGAGCTAGTAAATTAAGAAATAGAACAGAGCTAGGTACATCTAACCAAGAAAGATTGTGTTAAAAGAAATGTTAATTTCTGATTGCGTGATCTGATGGGTGTATTGTTGAGGAAATGATTTTCTGATTGTTGAAATGTGGGTAATTATTGGCTTAAATATCTCTTAACCAAGTTCAGTATTATATAGTAGGCAAATATTCAATGGCATGACTAAAAATAAAAAAACTCCATTAAATCATATGATTTAATAGAGTTTTAAATGTGGTCCCACCTTACTTAAATGAAGACCACCTGTCCCTATAGCTATGGGGAGAGTCAGGAATTCTTTGTTTCATTGAATATTTTATCTCGTAATTCGGCATATTTAGCCAAGTTCCGAATATAACTACTGCTTTTCATAGATTTTATTTTTCGTTCTAGGCGAATAGCATGTGCATAATCATCGCAATCGAACTTTAAGAACAAAACCCAATCATTTATAATTGAAGTGAAGCTTTTTGTTCCAAAAGTACCCAAATTATGGTTTTCAATACGTTTTTGTAAATCTTCATGACATGCACCGATATAGAATTTATTGAGTGATGTGCTGTATAAGATGTAAGTAAATGAGGACATGCCTAAAAATAAAAAAACTCCATTAAATCATATGATTTAATGGAGTTTTATATGTGGTCCCACCTGGACTCGAACCAGGGACCACCTGATTATGAGTCAGGTGCTCTAACCAGCTGAGCTATAGGACCGGTTATAATTTTGAAATACGTATTCTGATTAAAATCAGTAAGACCGGTGCTCATACCAGTTGCATTACAAAACCCGCAAATTGCGGATGCAATATTACTACTTATTTTTAACTGACACAAACAAAATAATGCTTACTCTCTAATTTCTTGACACAACTCTACCAACACTCCGTTCGCAGTCTTTGGATGAACAAAGGCTACTAGCTTGTTATCAGCTCCTTTCTTGGGTTTTTCATTCAATAATGTGAAGCCTTCTTTTTTTAAACGTTCCATTTCCGCAACGATATCTTCTACCTCAAAAGCTATGTGATGTATGCCCTCACCTTTTTTCTCTAAAAATTTGGCTATAGGTCCGTTTGGTTCTGTGGCAGCCAAAAGCTCTATCTTATTAGGTCCGTTTTGAAAGAAAGAAGTCATTACGCCCTCAGAAGCTACTTCTTCTTGTTTATAGGGAGCGACACCCAATAATTTCTTAAAAAGCGCATTAGAATCTTCCATGTTCTTCACAGCTATACCTAAATGTTCTATCTTTTTCATTCCTTATTTACTTCAGTGTGCCTTATATAGGGGTTAAGATACAATTTCTATGTATTTTTGCAGTATGGAAACGCAAAGACAACGTAAAATAGCTGGGGTCATTCAGAAAGACATTGTAGACATTCTACAAAAGGCCGCCATTGATGGCGGACTTCGTAATACGCTTATCTCTGTTTCCAAGGTTTCAGTAACTACAGATCTATCTATCGCCAAGATATACTTAAGCATTTTCCCTAATGAGAAATCGGGCGAATTGATGGAGGGTATAAAATCTAACCAACCGCTTATTAAACATGAGCTTTCTCAACGTACCCGCAACCAATTGCGTAGAGTGCCCGAGTTGTTATTTTACCTAGATGATTCTTTAGATTACATAGAGAATATAGAAAAGTCGTTAAAACGCGAAGAGAACCCAATAGAAAACAGAGATTTGTTACCTAAACGTAAAAAGAGCTGATCGGTTGAATTTTCCTCTCTATATCGCTAAAAGGTATGTGCGTTCTAAAAGTACCCAGAACGCGGTCAACATCATTAATTTTATCACCTTTTTAGTTATAGTTATTGGTTCTGCAGCACTTTTTATTGTGCTTTCGGCTTTCGCCGGATTAAAAACTTTTAGCCTTTCATTTACCGAATCTTTTGATCCGGACTTAAAGGCTTCTCCAGTAACCGGAAAGATATTTACCATAACGCCCGAACAGGAACAACGTTTACTTTCTGTTGACGGTCTCGCATTTTACGCTAAAGAAATAGAAGAAAAGGTATCTCTTGAACACCGGGGTAAAAATCATATTGCATACATAAAAGGTATCGATAGTAATTACACCAAAGTAACCGGTGTTGACAGTACACTCTACATTGGCGATTGGACAATTAATGATACCCAAGTAGTGGCAGGTTTAGGTATTGCCAATATATTAGGGGTAACTATCAATCAGTTTCGTAGCCCAATGCAGATTTATGCCTTTAAACCGGGTAAAGGCTCTATTTCACAACAAAGTATTTCATCGCTTTATAATCAACTACCTATGGTCATTGGCGGTGTTTATGCCGTAGAGGCTGATTTGGATAATAAATATGTGTTTGCCGATTTAAGATTGACTCAGGCTTTATTAGAAAAAGATTCGCTTTCCATTTCAGGTATTAATTTTAAGATGGATGAAGGTGTTGAACCAATTACGGTTCGAGATGAAATTCAGTCTATCCTAGGTGCTAACGTGCAATTGAAAAATAGACAGCAATTAAATAGTACGCTTTATAAAATGCTAAATACTGAAAATGTGGCTACCTATCTCATTTTCACCTTAGTACTTATCATTGCACTGTTTAATGTAGTAGGCGCTATTATAATGATGATTTTAGATAAACAACAAAATTCTAAAACACTTTACAGCCTTGGTACTACCATTAAAGAATTGCGCCGAATTTACTTTGTACAAGGAGTTCTAG includes:
- a CDS encoding M14 family metallopeptidase gives rise to the protein MTTKNSWYKAALLTFVLAISCISVTMAQTVPSPEDVYGFKVGTDYKLADYSQIEDYLSQLDASSERVKKVEIGTTVLGRKMYILFISSEENLKDLDKWKDISTKLARVQVSNEEAMKLSEEGKAIVWIDGGMHSTELAHGQMTSEFAYTLATSETTEIKKIRDNVITILMPVMNPDGLDIVVDWYKKNLGTAYETSRPPILYHYYMGHDNNRDWFMNTMPETYNVTKILYNEWYPQIVYNHHQSSPSWTKISLPPYADPVNPKIHPAITAGVSEVGSAMTKRFSLENMPGAIADNFYTMFWNGGGRTVPYYHNMIGILTEVGHTSPTPRFYDPKKLPKTVAGGTPTDGTDIMYPDPWKGGESHFRDAVDYMLTATWATLDLAADRKSNYLYNIYKMGASAIEKSKEEGPFAYVIGKDQWDAFESVNLVNVLLKGGIEIEKTTKSFEVNGKKYEKGAYVIYTAQAFRPYLMDLLEKQNYPTRFQYPGGPPDTPYDLAGWTLPMQMGITVDKIAEPFEVATEKVLVEADYYEGDVKGNASYGYLLSANSNASVAVTNKILKAGGTAYKTKASFKSGKTTYPAGSYIVSGGSASIENLSAEYGMEVTGLSAEPKVEMTKVHAPKVGLYKSWVANMDEGWTRFIMDEYSFETDTLHDSDIQTKDLSQYDVLIIPSQRAKSILHGHTPLKMPEKFTGGIGLEGTVALSNYVKNGGTLLAFDEASNYVIEQFGLPLKDATEGADSKEFFIPGSLIKTGIDTTHPLAFGMQDTVAVSFNKSRAFIIDKQSKKGEGGTEEIKDAPAAEVEVIATYAEKDLLMSGWAMGEKKYIAKKPAMVKATYGKGSVVLFAFRPQFRAQPRGTYKLIFNSIFEGASE
- a CDS encoding GIY-YIG nuclease family protein — protein: MSSFTYILYSTSLNKFYIGACHEDLQKRIENHNLGTFGTKSFTSIINDWVLFLKFDCDDYAHAIRLERKIKSMKSSSYIRNLAKYAELRDKIFNETKNS
- the mce gene encoding methylmalonyl-CoA epimerase — translated: MKKIEHLGIAVKNMEDSNALFKKLLGVAPYKQEEVASEGVMTSFFQNGPNKIELLAATEPNGPIAKFLEKKGEGIHHIAFEVEDIVAEMERLKKEGFTLLNEKPKKGADNKLVAFVHPKTANGVLVELCQEIRE
- the rbfA gene encoding 30S ribosome-binding factor RbfA, with protein sequence METQRQRKIAGVIQKDIVDILQKAAIDGGLRNTLISVSKVSVTTDLSIAKIYLSIFPNEKSGELMEGIKSNQPLIKHELSQRTRNQLRRVPELLFYLDDSLDYIENIEKSLKREENPIENRDLLPKRKKS
- a CDS encoding ABC transporter permease, whose translation is MNFPLYIAKRYVRSKSTQNAVNIINFITFLVIVIGSAALFIVLSAFAGLKTFSLSFTESFDPDLKASPVTGKIFTITPEQEQRLLSVDGLAFYAKEIEEKVSLEHRGKNHIAYIKGIDSNYTKVTGVDSTLYIGDWTINDTQVVAGLGIANILGVTINQFRSPMQIYAFKPGKGSISQQSISSLYNQLPMVIGGVYAVEADLDNKYVFADLRLTQALLEKDSLSISGINFKMDEGVEPITVRDEIQSILGANVQLKNRQQLNSTLYKMLNTENVATYLIFTLVLIIALFNVVGAIIMMILDKQQNSKTLYSLGTTIKELRRIYFVQGVLVTGFGGLIGVLLGVLIVWSQLAFSWLKITPSLAYPVKFEFINIVIVLATILVLGVIASKIASSRINKKLVDL